The Erythrobacter sp. Alg231-14 genome has a segment encoding these proteins:
- the dcm gene encoding DNA (cytosine-5-)-methyltransferase, with amino-acid sequence MSAEKNSFAHDFEKAGVELEELAETLGQSTRQVKRYIAGDCSAPKLTVEKMRELARARAPKVNKDPAFRFIDLFAGIGGMRIGFEAIGGKCVFTSEWDRFSQKTYLRNFPDGDDHVFAGDIRPYGEDPSLIPEHDVLLAGFPCQPFSLAGVSKKNSLGRKHGFECEEQGNLFFEIARIIRHHQPAAFLLENVKNLKSHDKGRTFEVIKNTLTDELGYRIQTRIISSAPFVPQKRQRIFIVGFREDAGFNFDDFDAFVPPEEEWPTLGSILQSHNEIDAKYTLTPKLWDYLQAYRKKHEKAGNGFGFTAHGPGDVARTLSARYHKDGSEILIDQKGTRPRRLTPTECARLMGFERDGREWLIPVSDTQAYRQFGNAVVVPVIEAIARTMQPAILRALGKSEAAAAQEPKQTVDA; translated from the coding sequence ATGAGCGCCGAGAAAAACAGCTTCGCCCACGATTTCGAAAAGGCCGGAGTTGAACTGGAAGAGTTGGCGGAAACGCTCGGTCAATCAACGCGTCAGGTGAAACGGTATATTGCTGGCGATTGCAGCGCACCCAAACTGACGGTCGAGAAGATGCGGGAGCTGGCTCGAGCGAGAGCGCCAAAGGTCAACAAGGACCCGGCCTTCCGCTTCATCGACCTTTTCGCCGGTATCGGCGGCATGAGGATTGGTTTCGAGGCAATCGGTGGAAAGTGCGTTTTCACCAGTGAGTGGGATCGCTTCTCACAGAAGACTTACCTACGCAATTTCCCCGATGGCGATGACCATGTCTTTGCTGGAGACATTCGTCCCTATGGGGAAGACCCCTCATTGATCCCCGAACACGATGTTCTGCTTGCTGGGTTTCCTTGTCAGCCGTTTTCGCTGGCCGGCGTTTCGAAGAAAAACTCGCTCGGTCGCAAGCATGGGTTCGAGTGTGAAGAGCAGGGCAATCTCTTTTTCGAGATTGCGCGGATCATCCGCCATCATCAGCCGGCGGCATTCCTGCTGGAGAACGTCAAGAACCTCAAGAGTCACGACAAGGGCCGGACGTTTGAGGTCATCAAGAACACGCTGACCGATGAGCTCGGCTACAGGATCCAGACGAGGATAATCAGTTCAGCCCCATTCGTTCCCCAGAAGCGGCAACGAATCTTCATCGTCGGATTCCGCGAGGATGCCGGCTTCAACTTCGACGATTTTGATGCCTTTGTGCCGCCTGAAGAGGAATGGCCAACTCTGGGTTCGATCCTGCAGTCGCATAACGAGATCGATGCAAAATATACCCTGACCCCGAAGCTGTGGGATTACCTGCAGGCCTACCGCAAGAAGCATGAGAAGGCTGGTAACGGTTTCGGGTTTACGGCTCATGGCCCTGGCGACGTGGCGCGGACCCTGTCGGCTCGTTATCACAAGGATGGCTCGGAGATCCTCATTGATCAGAAGGGCACGCGGCCGCGGCGCTTGACCCCGACCGAATGCGCGAGGCTCATGGGTTTCGAGAGGGATGGGCGCGAATGGCTGATCCCTGTCTCTGACACGCAGGCATATCGTCAGTTTGGCAATGCCGTGGTTGTACCAGTGATTGAGGCGATAGCGCGCACAATGCAGCCAGCCATCCTACGTGCACTTGGCAAATCGGAGGCGGCGGCGGCTCAAGAGCCCAAGCAGACTGTCGACGCCTGA
- a CDS encoding acyl-CoA thioesterase domain-containing protein, with protein MTISSLLEPITGKSGPARLNHANDWMQGRTMYGGASALIAFTQAKRAFPDLPPLRGAQVGFVAPLGEDIELSAEIVRQGRNVTQIRSEIYSDGKVALTAFWLFAAEREANAERPADTLEPWPGAPSDNEVAMGGQGPSFIQNNFEIRFGQSKDVDHGATIRRWARLTEDHELDPVSKLVLMGDVMPPGAMRIMKRMGPISSVNWSFNILDPETRSQDGWYLAENASQHAAAGYSSERLRMWDTEGRQVIDGLQCVAVFG; from the coding sequence ATGACAATTTCCAGTTTACTCGAACCCATCACAGGGAAATCCGGCCCGGCTCGACTCAATCACGCCAACGATTGGATGCAGGGGCGCACAATGTATGGCGGCGCCAGCGCATTGATTGCATTCACTCAGGCCAAGCGCGCCTTTCCCGACCTTCCCCCTTTGCGCGGCGCTCAGGTTGGGTTTGTGGCCCCCTTGGGCGAAGACATTGAACTGTCGGCCGAGATTGTCCGCCAAGGGCGCAACGTTACCCAGATCCGCAGCGAAATTTACAGCGACGGGAAAGTGGCTCTAACGGCGTTCTGGTTGTTCGCAGCCGAGCGGGAGGCCAACGCCGAACGCCCTGCTGATACGCTTGAACCTTGGCCCGGTGCGCCATCGGACAACGAAGTGGCGATGGGCGGACAGGGGCCGTCCTTTATTCAGAACAATTTCGAGATTCGCTTTGGTCAATCAAAGGATGTCGATCACGGCGCAACGATCCGCCGGTGGGCGCGATTGACGGAGGACCATGAATTGGACCCGGTCAGCAAACTTGTGTTGATGGGTGATGTCATGCCGCCTGGTGCCATGCGGATCATGAAACGAATGGGACCGATCAGTTCGGTCAATTGGTCATTCAACATCCTAGATCCGGAAACGCGTTCGCAAGACGGATGGTATCTGGCCGAAAATGCCAGCCAACACGCCGCAGCAGGCTATTCATCGGAACGGCTGCGGATGTGGGACACCGAAGGCCGCCAAGTTATTGACGGCCTCCAATGTGTGGCAGTGTTTGGCTAA
- a CDS encoding DUF3489 domain-containing protein — MMTSTTNTPRKTKAATVNRMLRRVKGATLAEIERATTWKPHSCRAFLSGVRNQGITLAKEERPNGVVAYKMSDEAGQCQA, encoded by the coding sequence ATGATGACATCAACGACGAATACACCCCGCAAGACCAAGGCGGCAACCGTCAACCGCATGCTGCGCCGTGTGAAAGGCGCCACGCTGGCAGAGATCGAGAGGGCGACTACCTGGAAGCCGCACAGCTGCCGCGCCTTTTTGAGCGGAGTACGCAATCAAGGTATCACCCTTGCCAAGGAAGAGCGTCCCAATGGCGTGGTTGCCTACAAGATGTCGGACGAGGCAGGGCAATGCCAAGCCTGA
- a CDS encoding LL-diaminopimelate aminotransferase produces MDEQFYRMKRLPPYVIAEVNAMRHAARQEGRDIIDLGMGNPDQPPPQHVIDKLCEVAAKPTAHGYSQSKGIPGLRRAQANYYGRRFGVDLDPESEVVVTMGSKEGLGSLANAITAPGDVVLAPNPSYPIHTFGFIIAGATIRAVPTTPDEEYWRSLESAMNYTVPRPSVLVVSYPSNPTAETVDLAFYERLVAWAKENKVWVLSDLAYSELYYDGNPTPSIMQVEGAKDVAVEFTSMSKTYSMAGWRMGFAVGNKQLIAALTRVKSYLDYGAFTPIQAAACAALNGPQDIVESNRELYRKRRDVMVESFGRAGWDIPPPSASMFAWAPLPPALIEMGSLEFSKQLLTEAEVAVAPGVGYGEEGEGYVRIAMVENEQRLRQAARNIKRYLSSLGVNSSAA; encoded by the coding sequence ATGGACGAACAATTCTACCGGATGAAGCGGTTGCCGCCGTACGTTATCGCAGAAGTGAATGCGATGCGACACGCCGCGAGGCAAGAGGGGCGCGACATCATCGATTTGGGTATGGGCAACCCGGATCAGCCGCCTCCGCAGCATGTTATCGATAAGCTGTGCGAAGTCGCGGCTAAGCCCACTGCGCATGGCTATTCCCAATCGAAGGGCATTCCGGGCCTGCGCCGGGCGCAGGCGAATTATTACGGCCGTCGATTTGGCGTGGATCTCGATCCTGAAAGCGAAGTCGTGGTCACGATGGGGTCGAAAGAGGGGCTTGGCTCTCTTGCCAATGCGATCACTGCGCCCGGCGACGTGGTGCTTGCGCCGAACCCATCCTATCCGATCCACACATTCGGCTTTATCATCGCCGGTGCGACGATCCGCGCGGTTCCAACGACGCCGGACGAGGAATATTGGCGATCGCTCGAAAGCGCCATGAACTACACGGTGCCGCGCCCCAGTGTGTTGGTGGTGAGCTATCCTTCCAACCCCACCGCTGAAACCGTTGATCTTGCGTTTTATGAGCGGCTCGTCGCTTGGGCGAAAGAGAACAAGGTCTGGGTCTTGTCCGATTTGGCGTATTCTGAATTGTATTATGACGGGAACCCAACCCCTTCGATCATGCAGGTTGAGGGCGCGAAGGACGTGGCCGTTGAATTTACCAGCATGAGCAAAACATATTCGATGGCCGGTTGGCGCATGGGCTTTGCGGTCGGCAATAAGCAGCTGATTGCGGCTTTGACGCGCGTGAAATCCTATCTGGATTATGGGGCGTTCACTCCAATTCAGGCGGCCGCCTGTGCTGCTCTCAATGGGCCGCAGGACATCGTGGAATCCAACCGAGAACTGTATCGCAAGCGGCGCGATGTGATGGTCGAATCGTTTGGCCGTGCGGGTTGGGACATTCCGCCGCCATCGGCATCGATGTTTGCGTGGGCTCCATTGCCGCCCGCACTAATCGAAATGGGCAGTTTGGAATTTTCCAAACAATTGCTGACCGAAGCCGAAGTCGCTGTCGCGCCGGGTGTCGGTTATGGCGAAGAAGGTGAGGGCTATGTGCGCATAGCAATGGTCGAAAATGAGCAGAGGCTTCGCCAAGCGGCACGTAATATAAAACGATATCTTTCGTCTTTGGGCGTGAACAGTTCAGCCGCTTAG
- a CDS encoding winged helix-turn-helix domain-containing protein, with the protein MNSIAAKHMFPDDDSLISRFREAGDVTLDLFHRDGRVDDRWLGFHPREFELLWRLAQQPGVPMTRRELLADVWRIDFEPETNSVAVHVARVRSKLGAFGLSKILATHPDGGYYLDAPPGPSEFTLSGETPT; encoded by the coding sequence ATGAATTCAATAGCTGCAAAACACATGTTCCCGGACGACGATTCCTTGATTTCGCGCTTTCGCGAAGCGGGTGATGTAACGCTTGACCTGTTTCATCGTGACGGCCGTGTGGATGATCGTTGGCTGGGCTTTCACCCGCGCGAATTCGAATTGTTGTGGCGGCTTGCGCAACAACCCGGCGTGCCGATGACTCGCCGCGAATTGTTGGCCGACGTTTGGCGCATAGACTTTGAGCCTGAAACGAACAGTGTTGCGGTGCACGTCGCGCGTGTGCGCAGCAAACTTGGCGCGTTCGGATTGTCCAAAATTCTCGCGACCCACCCTGATGGCGGCTATTATCTTGATGCCCCACCGGGTCCCAGTGAATTCACCTTGTCAGGCGAGACGCCGACCTGA
- a CDS encoding tyrosine-type recombinase/integrase yields the protein MTYSHFDPAAQNRVPWNFGAKIGPKRPFNQKQIWAIRFFLDREKRIRDRALFDLAIDSKLRGCDLVELKIGDLVSGPEVRTRATVTQRKTGRPVQFEIAKDARESLFAWLEIRGGDVENYVFPSRVDHARHLSTRQYARLVDEWVEAIGLRPDEYGTHSLRRTKASIIYKATGNIRAIQILLGHSKIENTVRYLGVDIEDALALAEKTEI from the coding sequence ATGACATACTCACATTTTGACCCTGCAGCTCAGAACCGAGTTCCTTGGAACTTCGGTGCCAAGATCGGTCCTAAGCGCCCCTTCAATCAGAAACAGATCTGGGCGATCCGGTTCTTTCTTGATCGCGAGAAACGCATTAGGGATCGAGCATTGTTTGACCTAGCAATCGACAGCAAGCTGCGAGGCTGTGACCTCGTGGAGTTGAAGATCGGCGATCTGGTAAGCGGCCCGGAAGTCAGGACGCGGGCGACGGTCACTCAGCGCAAGACAGGGCGGCCAGTCCAATTTGAGATAGCTAAGGACGCCAGAGAAAGTTTGTTCGCATGGCTCGAAATTCGAGGGGGTGATGTCGAGAACTATGTCTTTCCCAGCCGGGTTGATCATGCACGCCATCTCAGCACACGCCAATATGCAAGGCTGGTCGATGAGTGGGTAGAAGCAATCGGCTTGCGGCCCGACGAGTATGGTACTCACTCGCTGCGAAGGACCAAAGCGTCAATCATCTACAAAGCAACCGGCAACATACGAGCGATCCAAATCTTGCTTGGTCATTCGAAGATTGAGAACACGGTTAGATATCTCGGAGTCGACATCGAGGATGCATTGGCGTTAGCGGAGAAGACGGAAATCTGA
- a CDS encoding very short patch repair endonuclease: MMAGIRGSDTIPEKLIRSGLHRLGFRFRLHDRNLPGRPDLVFPSRRAVIEVRGCFWHGHDCHLFRWPRTREEFWRSKITANIERDERNRSALLDVGWRVAVVWECQMKGKSRLPQKEVLSELARFLQSDQQECFLGDHRTVSIPHGPPNNSQTKHHTKK; encoded by the coding sequence ATGATGGCCGGCATAAGGGGGAGCGATACTATTCCCGAGAAGTTAATCAGGTCCGGGTTGCACCGCCTCGGCTTCCGCTTCCGGCTACATGATCGCAATCTTCCAGGCAGGCCTGATCTGGTCTTTCCGTCAAGGCGAGCCGTTATCGAGGTGCGCGGGTGTTTCTGGCACGGCCATGACTGCCATCTTTTCCGCTGGCCGCGCACCCGCGAGGAATTCTGGCGGTCGAAGATTACTGCCAACATCGAACGCGACGAAAGGAATCGGAGTGCCCTTCTCGATGTAGGCTGGCGGGTGGCGGTAGTCTGGGAATGTCAGATGAAGGGGAAGAGTCGCCTCCCCCAGAAGGAGGTCCTGAGTGAGCTTGCGCGGTTTCTCCAGAGTGATCAGCAGGAATGCTTCCTCGGTGATCATCGGACAGTTTCCATTCCACACGGCCCACCAAATAATTCGCAAACTAAGCATCACACAAAAAAATAA
- a CDS encoding JAB domain-containing protein, whose translation MIDLSSIALLRTTEVDPRERAILEYLRSMVLSSKDRLERFHAVFLDEKQGFVGDAPLGQGRLGSLSFRMRELFTHALAFDASGMVIAHNHPSGSCRPSQFDIDSTCRLNTLAKGLDIKLLDHLIFTHDAVYSMRAGGKL comes from the coding sequence GTGATTGATCTTTCCTCAATTGCGCTGCTTCGGACTACAGAAGTCGACCCGCGCGAGCGGGCAATTCTTGAATATTTGCGCTCAATGGTTTTGTCTTCGAAGGACCGATTGGAACGCTTTCACGCCGTATTCTTGGACGAAAAGCAGGGCTTTGTTGGTGATGCCCCTTTGGGTCAGGGGCGTCTGGGTAGTCTGTCGTTTCGAATGCGAGAATTGTTCACGCATGCGCTCGCATTTGACGCCAGCGGCATGGTGATCGCGCACAATCACCCTTCTGGTAGTTGCCGGCCCAGCCAGTTTGATATTGATTCAACCTGCAGGCTGAACACGCTGGCCAAAGGTTTGGATATCAAGCTGCTCGATCATCTCATTTTCACTCATGACGCTGTCTATTCGATGCGAGCCGGGGGCAAACTATGA
- a CDS encoding DUF2924 domain-containing protein, with translation MPSLSITELETMSPAQLRAAWREQFRKPAPAIGPALLRRGLSWQIQARVHGGLPNSTSKAIDRAHLMLERTGSVTSERSISIKAGTRLVREWHGKTYHVLVLDEGFEHEGRRYESLSQIARAITGAHWSGPRFFGLRSRSPKKAAADG, from the coding sequence ATGCCAAGCCTGAGCATCACAGAGCTAGAGACCATGTCACCTGCACAATTGCGGGCGGCATGGCGGGAACAGTTCAGGAAGCCGGCACCGGCAATTGGTCCGGCACTGTTGCGTCGAGGGCTATCCTGGCAGATCCAGGCACGCGTGCATGGCGGGCTACCTAACTCGACAAGCAAGGCGATCGACAGGGCGCACTTGATGTTGGAGCGGACCGGATCTGTCACTTCCGAGCGCAGCATATCCATAAAAGCTGGCACACGGCTGGTACGCGAATGGCATGGCAAGACCTATCACGTACTCGTACTCGACGAGGGCTTCGAGCACGAGGGTCGGCGCTACGAGAGCCTGTCACAGATTGCGCGGGCCATAACCGGAGCACACTGGTCCGGCCCCCGTTTCTTCGGCCTGCGCTCACGCTCCCCAAAGAAAGCTGCCGCAGATGGCTGA
- a CDS encoding MvaI/BcnI family restriction endonuclease, producing MSFEFAPTRLDELVSLLSAHGAQEALIKPLRKNHNDKNQIYSAAGFDPVYPMFDVTFSLRGASTSRKKGSRTMGKFIPEAVFRKFCWIDSTGREIPAREAKMIIYAQYPETRLSGFQTVENTMPETLSVDFTKQHPDIARYLVLGRRGAGEVIAVMVADPGRRFMGEVASLPNATGSRVWKHLRVGRNVSAALERMLCEVANRPVPGCRLDANRKSLPFNGTQVCGYTLEHELGIVPNSDKNGDFEGIELKAHTQNKVTLFTPEPDMGLYAEDFAKFMLTYGYEAKPGEFRLTGIHRVGDRCEKSGLTLKIVNHERGASIAAAADKDVHVGLYDDQGRLAAGWSLERLLNCWSAKHNESVYVRASKARCEDPALLAAGHKYMVEFSDRVMWCHETSAEQLFEALYAGTLFLDPAPKYCPENVSLNKRRSQWRVNNITEAANDLYTDVRMVSLCDSAAE from the coding sequence ATGTCATTTGAATTTGCGCCCACCAGGCTGGACGAACTTGTCAGCCTGCTTTCTGCCCACGGTGCGCAGGAAGCGTTGATCAAGCCGCTTCGCAAGAACCACAACGACAAGAACCAGATCTATTCTGCGGCGGGCTTCGATCCGGTCTATCCGATGTTTGATGTGACTTTCTCCCTCAGGGGTGCTTCGACGAGTCGCAAGAAGGGCAGCCGCACGATGGGGAAGTTCATCCCGGAGGCGGTGTTCCGGAAGTTCTGCTGGATAGACAGCACCGGGCGGGAGATCCCGGCCCGCGAAGCCAAGATGATCATCTACGCCCAATACCCGGAAACCAGGCTGAGTGGCTTCCAGACCGTGGAGAACACGATGCCGGAAACGCTTTCGGTCGATTTCACCAAACAGCATCCTGATATCGCTCGTTATCTGGTGTTGGGCCGTCGGGGGGCAGGTGAAGTCATCGCGGTAATGGTTGCCGACCCCGGTCGAAGGTTCATGGGCGAGGTGGCGTCACTGCCAAATGCAACCGGATCGCGAGTGTGGAAGCATCTTCGTGTTGGCCGGAATGTTTCTGCTGCCCTCGAGAGGATGCTTTGCGAGGTAGCGAACAGGCCAGTGCCTGGCTGCAGGCTCGACGCCAACCGCAAGTCGCTCCCTTTCAACGGTACGCAGGTCTGCGGCTATACGCTGGAGCACGAACTCGGCATTGTGCCCAACAGCGACAAAAACGGTGACTTCGAAGGCATTGAGCTCAAGGCGCATACCCAGAACAAGGTCACACTGTTTACGCCGGAGCCCGATATGGGGCTTTACGCTGAGGATTTCGCGAAATTCATGCTTACCTATGGCTATGAGGCGAAGCCGGGAGAGTTTCGGCTCACCGGTATCCATCGTGTCGGCGACCGGTGCGAAAAGAGCGGGCTAACGCTGAAAATCGTCAATCATGAGCGGGGAGCTTCAATTGCTGCTGCCGCGGATAAGGATGTCCATGTGGGTCTCTACGATGACCAAGGTCGCCTTGCTGCGGGCTGGTCGCTGGAGCGGCTTCTGAACTGCTGGTCTGCCAAGCACAATGAGTCCGTCTATGTACGGGCGTCGAAGGCCAGATGTGAAGACCCAGCACTGCTGGCAGCGGGTCACAAGTATATGGTCGAGTTTTCCGATCGGGTGATGTGGTGCCACGAAACTTCGGCGGAGCAGCTGTTCGAGGCGCTCTACGCAGGCACGCTGTTCCTCGATCCTGCGCCGAAATACTGTCCGGAGAATGTTTCTCTCAACAAGCGTCGCTCGCAGTGGCGGGTGAACAATATCACCGAGGCGGCAAACGACCTCTACACTGACGTTCGGATGGTCTCACTCTGCGATAGTGCAGCCGAATAG
- a CDS encoding recombinase family protein: MADKKRCAIYTRKSTEDGLEQDFNSLDAQKEACAAYILSQAAEGWEPIAEHYDDGGWSGGSVDRPALKQLLADVEAGKVDIIVVYKVDRLTRSLADFAKIVEVLDHHEASFVSVTQAFNTTNSMGRLTLNVLLSFAQFEREVTSERIRDKIAASKKKGMWMGGPVPLGYRLEDRMLHIEPRETETIRFIFDAYCRLRSVQRVVDALDARGARTKTRIYKSGKTVGGGPFTRGMLALMLKNPIYTGRVRHNDTVYEGQHEAIIPLEQFELVQSILKENRRNHHLGNRATNPSLLAGLISDPDDRPMSPSHTTRRHRRYRYYKTRFLPGDTRSTPWSVPAGELEKAAVRLTAQWLRSNGEGDAVDIAARGELATDLKAMPTADLRAILLEHDLQFKLATDKLVLRNGEGTLHTALPTKLVSHGAEKKLQLPPDGNAAPNNPDPVLMKLLAQARAAQRMIIHGSEEPVVAKYSKRHLWQLLRIGWLAPDITTAIVEGRQPVSLTGRQLLRAAALPLDWASQRAFLGFT; this comes from the coding sequence ATGGCTGATAAGAAGCGCTGTGCGATCTATACGCGCAAGTCGACCGAGGATGGCCTCGAGCAGGACTTCAACAGTCTTGATGCGCAGAAGGAAGCCTGTGCGGCTTACATCCTGAGCCAAGCAGCCGAGGGCTGGGAGCCGATTGCAGAGCATTACGATGACGGCGGCTGGTCCGGGGGTTCGGTGGATCGTCCTGCGCTCAAACAGCTTCTTGCGGACGTCGAGGCAGGCAAGGTCGATATCATCGTGGTATACAAGGTCGACCGGCTGACTCGGAGCCTTGCTGACTTCGCCAAGATCGTCGAGGTACTCGACCATCATGAAGCCTCGTTCGTCAGCGTGACACAGGCCTTCAACACAACCAACTCAATGGGACGATTGACACTCAACGTATTGCTCAGCTTCGCCCAGTTCGAGCGCGAGGTCACAAGCGAACGCATCCGCGACAAGATCGCGGCGTCCAAGAAGAAAGGCATGTGGATGGGCGGGCCTGTGCCGCTCGGATATCGTCTTGAAGACCGCATGCTTCACATTGAACCTCGCGAGACCGAGACGATCCGCTTCATCTTCGATGCCTATTGCAGGCTTCGCTCGGTCCAGCGGGTTGTCGATGCGCTGGACGCGAGGGGAGCAAGAACCAAGACCCGTATCTACAAAAGCGGCAAGACAGTTGGGGGCGGACCCTTCACGAGAGGCATGCTGGCGCTCATGCTGAAGAACCCGATCTATACTGGCCGAGTCAGGCACAATGACACGGTCTACGAAGGGCAGCACGAGGCGATCATCCCGCTAGAACAGTTCGAGCTGGTCCAGTCCATTCTCAAGGAGAACAGGCGCAATCATCACCTTGGCAACCGCGCAACGAACCCGAGCTTACTGGCCGGCCTCATCAGCGATCCCGATGACCGTCCAATGTCGCCAAGCCATACGACGAGAAGACATCGGCGCTATCGCTACTACAAGACCCGCTTTCTACCTGGCGATACAAGGAGCACGCCATGGAGTGTGCCTGCAGGAGAGCTCGAGAAGGCGGCCGTCCGCCTGACAGCCCAGTGGCTGCGATCGAACGGCGAAGGCGATGCTGTCGACATTGCTGCGAGAGGAGAACTGGCGACAGACCTCAAGGCGATGCCAACGGCCGACCTGCGCGCAATCCTGTTGGAGCATGACCTCCAGTTCAAACTCGCAACAGACAAGCTGGTTCTCCGCAACGGAGAAGGGACACTTCACACAGCTTTACCGACCAAGCTTGTCTCGCATGGAGCCGAGAAAAAGCTGCAGTTGCCGCCCGACGGAAACGCAGCGCCCAACAATCCCGACCCGGTTCTTATGAAGCTTTTAGCCCAGGCGCGCGCCGCGCAGCGCATGATTATTCATGGAAGCGAAGAGCCTGTCGTTGCAAAGTACAGCAAGCGTCACCTCTGGCAACTTCTCAGGATCGGATGGCTCGCACCTGATATCACGACGGCGATTGTCGAGGGGCGCCAACCGGTCAGCCTGACAGGGCGTCAATTGTTGCGCGCAGCAGCCTTGCCACTCGACTGGGCAAGCCAGCGCGCGTTTCTCGGGTTTACCTGA
- a CDS encoding crotonase/enoyl-CoA hydratase family protein, translating to MSVTQLMPGNDRVSIELGEDGVAQVRLTRGDKMNALDPDMFASIIEAGSVLEKADGVRVVVLSGEGRAFCAGLDITSLGGTPSNDEPDLTERTYGNSNKFQQVATQWRKLAVPVIAALHGVCFGGGLQIASGADIRIAHPDTRMAIMELKWGLVPDMGGYALWRGLIRDDVLRELVYTNREFSGAEAQSLGLATYVDEDPHGRATAIATDIANRNPHAIRGAKRLSAGMIERDTDGILLEESIEQHAIMRTKNQMEAVMAGMQKRAPKFEDV from the coding sequence ATGTCCGTAACCCAGTTGATGCCCGGCAATGATCGCGTTTCGATCGAATTGGGAGAAGATGGCGTGGCTCAGGTCCGCCTAACCCGCGGCGACAAAATGAACGCGCTCGACCCGGATATGTTCGCAAGCATTATTGAAGCGGGATCGGTTTTGGAAAAAGCCGATGGTGTTCGCGTAGTTGTGCTTTCCGGCGAAGGTCGCGCCTTTTGCGCAGGTTTGGACATAACCAGCTTGGGAGGCACACCGAGCAACGATGAACCTGATTTGACCGAACGCACCTATGGCAATTCAAACAAGTTCCAACAGGTCGCGACGCAATGGCGCAAACTGGCGGTCCCGGTCATCGCCGCGCTGCATGGTGTGTGCTTTGGCGGCGGTCTTCAAATCGCAAGCGGCGCGGATATCCGTATCGCCCATCCCGATACACGCATGGCGATTATGGAGCTGAAATGGGGTTTGGTGCCCGATATGGGCGGCTATGCCTTGTGGCGTGGATTGATCCGTGACGATGTGCTGCGCGAACTGGTGTACACCAACCGTGAATTTTCGGGCGCTGAGGCTCAATCGTTGGGCCTTGCGACATATGTTGACGAGGATCCGCATGGCCGCGCAACGGCCATCGCAACCGACATTGCCAATCGAAACCCTCATGCCATCCGCGGGGCAAAGCGCCTGTCGGCTGGCATGATTGAGCGGGATACAGATGGCATTTTGCTTGAAGAAAGCATCGAGCAACACGCCATCATGCGCACCAAGAATCAGATGGAAGCGGTGATGGCGGGCATGCAAAAGCGCGCGCCCAAATTCGAAGACGTCTGA